The following proteins are encoded in a genomic region of Pseudorca crassidens isolate mPseCra1 chromosome 1, mPseCra1.hap1, whole genome shotgun sequence:
- the ULK3 gene encoding serine/threonine-protein kinase ULK3 isoform X3 → MAGPGWGPPRLDGFILTERLGSGTYATVYKAYAKKDTREVVAIKCVAKKSLNKASVENLLTEIEILKGIRHRHIVQLKDFQWDSDNIYLIMEFCAGGDLSRFIHTRRILPEKVARVFMQQLASALQFLHERNISHLDLKPQNILLSSLEKPHLKLADFGFAQHMSPWDEKHVLRGSPLYMAPEMVCQRQYDARVDLWSVGVILYEALFGQPPFASRSFSELEEKIRSNRIIELPLRPALSQDCRDLLQRLLERDPSRRISFQDFFAHPWVDLEHMPSGESLAQATALVVQAVKKDQEGDAAAALSLYCKALDFFVPALHYEVDTQRKEAIKAKVGQYVSRAEELKAIVSSSNRALLRQGTSARDLLREMARDKPRLLAALEVASAAMAKEDEAGGEQDALALYQHGLGELLLLLAAEPPGRRRELLHTEVQNLMARAEYLKEQVKMRESHWEAETLDKEGLSESVRSSCTLQ, encoded by the exons ATGGCGGGCCCTGGCTGGGGCCCCCCGCGGCTGGACGGTTTCATTCTCACCGAGCGCCTGGGCAGTGGCACGTACGCCACGGTGTACAAGGCCTACGCCAAG AAGGATACTCGTGAGGTGGTAGCCATAAAGTGCGTGGCCAAGAAGAGTCTGAACAAGGCATCTGTGGAAAACCTCCTGACAGAGATTGAGATCCTCAAGGGCATTCGACACCGCCACATCGTACAGCTGAAAGACTTCCAG TGGGACAGTGACAACATCTACCTCATCATGGAGTTCTGTGCAGGAGGTGACCTGTCTCGCTTCATCCATACCCGCAGGATTCTGCCTGAGAAGGTGGCTCGGGTCTTCATGCAGCAGTTGG CTAGTGCCCTGCAGTTCCTGCATGAACGGaacatctctcacctggacctgAAGCCACAGAACATTTTGCTGAGCTCCTTGGAGAAGCCCCACCTTAAACTGGCAG ACTTTGGCTTTGCACAGCACATGTCCCCCTGGGATGAGAAGCATGTGCTCCGTGGCTCTCCCCTCTACATGGCTCCCGAGATGGTGTGTCAGCGGCAGTACGATGCCCGTGTGGACCTCTGGTCCGTGGGGGTCATCCTGTATG AAGCCCTCTTCGGGCAGCCCCCCTTTGCCTCCAGGTCGTTCTCGGAGCTGGAAGAGAAGATCCGGAGCAACCGGATTATTGAG ctCCCCCTGCGTCCCGCCCTCTCCCAAGACTGCCGGGACCTGCTGCAGCGGCTTCTGGAGCGGGACCCCAGCCGCCGCATCTCCTTCCAGGACTTCTTTGCCCACCCTTGGGTGGACCTGGAGCACATGCCGAGTGGGGAGAGCCTGGCACAAGCA ACCGCCTTGGTGGTGCAGGCTGTGAAGAAGGACCAGGAGGGGGACGCCGCGGCCGCCTTATCTCTCTACTGCAAGGCTCTGGACTTCTTCGTGCCTGCCCTGCACT ATGAAGTGGACACCCAGCGGAAGGAGGCAATTAAGGCAAAG GTGGGACAGTACGTGTCCCGGGCTGAGGAGCTCAAGGCCATCGTCTCCTCCTCCAATCGGGCCCTGTTGAGGCAGGGGACCTCTGCCCGAGACCTGCTCAGAG AGATGGCCCGGGACAAGCCGCGCCTCCTAGCTGCCCTGGAAGTGGCTTCAGCTGCCATGGCTAAG GAGGACGAGGCTGGCGGGGAGCAGGATGCTCTGGCCCTGTACCAGCACGGCCTGGGGGAGCTGCTTCTACTGCTGGCAG cGGAGCCCCCAGGCCGGAGGCGGGAGCTGCTTCACACTGAG GTTCAGAATCTCATGGCTCGAGCTGAATACCTGAAGGAGCAGGTCAAG ATGAGGGAGTCTCATTGGGAAGCTGAGACCCTGGACAAAGAGGGGCTGTCGGAGTCTGTTCGTAGCT CTTGTACTCTGCAGTGA
- the ULK3 gene encoding serine/threonine-protein kinase ULK3 isoform X4, producing the protein MKGIVEQRTPGWWGSRDSRIRVPHWSEKGQLGSLDASKDTREVVAIKCVAKKSLNKASVENLLTEIEILKGIRHRHIVQLKDFQWDSDNIYLIMEFCAGGDLSRFIHTRRILPEKVARVFMQQLASALQFLHERNISHLDLKPQNILLSSLEKPHLKLAEALFGQPPFASRSFSELEEKIRSNRIIELPLRPALSQDCRDLLQRLLERDPSRRISFQDFFAHPWVDLEHMPSGESLAQATALVVQAVKKDQEGDAAAALSLYCKALDFFVPALHYEVDTQRKEAIKAKVGQYVSRAEELKAIVSSSNRALLRQGTSARDLLREMARDKPRLLAALEVASAAMAKEDEAGGEQDALALYQHGLGELLLLLAAEPPGRRRELLHTEVQNLMARAEYLKEQVKMRESHWEAETLDKEGLSESVRSSCTLQ; encoded by the exons ATGAAAGGGATTGTGGAGCAGAGAACACCAGGCTGGTGGGGAAGCCGGGATTCCAGAATCCGGGTGCCTCATTGGTCTGAGAAGGGGCAGCTGGGAAGCCTGGATGCTAGT AAGGATACTCGTGAGGTGGTAGCCATAAAGTGCGTGGCCAAGAAGAGTCTGAACAAGGCATCTGTGGAAAACCTCCTGACAGAGATTGAGATCCTCAAGGGCATTCGACACCGCCACATCGTACAGCTGAAAGACTTCCAG TGGGACAGTGACAACATCTACCTCATCATGGAGTTCTGTGCAGGAGGTGACCTGTCTCGCTTCATCCATACCCGCAGGATTCTGCCTGAGAAGGTGGCTCGGGTCTTCATGCAGCAGTTGG CTAGTGCCCTGCAGTTCCTGCATGAACGGaacatctctcacctggacctgAAGCCACAGAACATTTTGCTGAGCTCCTTGGAGAAGCCCCACCTTAAACTGGCAG AAGCCCTCTTCGGGCAGCCCCCCTTTGCCTCCAGGTCGTTCTCGGAGCTGGAAGAGAAGATCCGGAGCAACCGGATTATTGAG ctCCCCCTGCGTCCCGCCCTCTCCCAAGACTGCCGGGACCTGCTGCAGCGGCTTCTGGAGCGGGACCCCAGCCGCCGCATCTCCTTCCAGGACTTCTTTGCCCACCCTTGGGTGGACCTGGAGCACATGCCGAGTGGGGAGAGCCTGGCACAAGCA ACCGCCTTGGTGGTGCAGGCTGTGAAGAAGGACCAGGAGGGGGACGCCGCGGCCGCCTTATCTCTCTACTGCAAGGCTCTGGACTTCTTCGTGCCTGCCCTGCACT ATGAAGTGGACACCCAGCGGAAGGAGGCAATTAAGGCAAAG GTGGGACAGTACGTGTCCCGGGCTGAGGAGCTCAAGGCCATCGTCTCCTCCTCCAATCGGGCCCTGTTGAGGCAGGGGACCTCTGCCCGAGACCTGCTCAGAG AGATGGCCCGGGACAAGCCGCGCCTCCTAGCTGCCCTGGAAGTGGCTTCAGCTGCCATGGCTAAG GAGGACGAGGCTGGCGGGGAGCAGGATGCTCTGGCCCTGTACCAGCACGGCCTGGGGGAGCTGCTTCTACTGCTGGCAG cGGAGCCCCCAGGCCGGAGGCGGGAGCTGCTTCACACTGAG GTTCAGAATCTCATGGCTCGAGCTGAATACCTGAAGGAGCAGGTCAAG ATGAGGGAGTCTCATTGGGAAGCTGAGACCCTGGACAAAGAGGGGCTGTCGGAGTCTGTTCGTAGCT CTTGTACTCTGCAGTGA
- the ULK3 gene encoding serine/threonine-protein kinase ULK3 isoform X2, translated as MKGIVEQRTPGWWGSRDSRIRVPHWSEKGQLGSLDASKDTREVVAIKCVAKKSLNKASVENLLTEIEILKGIRHRHIVQLKDFQWDSDNIYLIMEFCAGGDLSRFIHTRRILPEKVARVFMQQLASALQFLHERNISHLDLKPQNILLSSLEKPHLKLADFGFAQHMSPWDEKHVLRGSPLYMAPEMVCQRQYDARVDLWSVGVILYEALFGQPPFASRSFSELEEKIRSNRIIELPLRPALSQDCRDLLQRLLERDPSRRISFQDFFAHPWVDLEHMPSGESLAQATALVVQAVKKDQEGDAAAALSLYCKALDFFVPALHYEVDTQRKEAIKAKVGQYVSRAEELKAIVSSSNRALLRQGTSARDLLREMARDKPRLLAALEVASAAMAKEDEAGGEQDALALYQHGLGELLLLLAAEPPGRRRELLHTEVQNLMARAEYLKEQVKMRESHWEAETLDKEGLSESVRSSCTLQ; from the exons ATGAAAGGGATTGTGGAGCAGAGAACACCAGGCTGGTGGGGAAGCCGGGATTCCAGAATCCGGGTGCCTCATTGGTCTGAGAAGGGGCAGCTGGGAAGCCTGGATGCTAGT AAGGATACTCGTGAGGTGGTAGCCATAAAGTGCGTGGCCAAGAAGAGTCTGAACAAGGCATCTGTGGAAAACCTCCTGACAGAGATTGAGATCCTCAAGGGCATTCGACACCGCCACATCGTACAGCTGAAAGACTTCCAG TGGGACAGTGACAACATCTACCTCATCATGGAGTTCTGTGCAGGAGGTGACCTGTCTCGCTTCATCCATACCCGCAGGATTCTGCCTGAGAAGGTGGCTCGGGTCTTCATGCAGCAGTTGG CTAGTGCCCTGCAGTTCCTGCATGAACGGaacatctctcacctggacctgAAGCCACAGAACATTTTGCTGAGCTCCTTGGAGAAGCCCCACCTTAAACTGGCAG ACTTTGGCTTTGCACAGCACATGTCCCCCTGGGATGAGAAGCATGTGCTCCGTGGCTCTCCCCTCTACATGGCTCCCGAGATGGTGTGTCAGCGGCAGTACGATGCCCGTGTGGACCTCTGGTCCGTGGGGGTCATCCTGTATG AAGCCCTCTTCGGGCAGCCCCCCTTTGCCTCCAGGTCGTTCTCGGAGCTGGAAGAGAAGATCCGGAGCAACCGGATTATTGAG ctCCCCCTGCGTCCCGCCCTCTCCCAAGACTGCCGGGACCTGCTGCAGCGGCTTCTGGAGCGGGACCCCAGCCGCCGCATCTCCTTCCAGGACTTCTTTGCCCACCCTTGGGTGGACCTGGAGCACATGCCGAGTGGGGAGAGCCTGGCACAAGCA ACCGCCTTGGTGGTGCAGGCTGTGAAGAAGGACCAGGAGGGGGACGCCGCGGCCGCCTTATCTCTCTACTGCAAGGCTCTGGACTTCTTCGTGCCTGCCCTGCACT ATGAAGTGGACACCCAGCGGAAGGAGGCAATTAAGGCAAAG GTGGGACAGTACGTGTCCCGGGCTGAGGAGCTCAAGGCCATCGTCTCCTCCTCCAATCGGGCCCTGTTGAGGCAGGGGACCTCTGCCCGAGACCTGCTCAGAG AGATGGCCCGGGACAAGCCGCGCCTCCTAGCTGCCCTGGAAGTGGCTTCAGCTGCCATGGCTAAG GAGGACGAGGCTGGCGGGGAGCAGGATGCTCTGGCCCTGTACCAGCACGGCCTGGGGGAGCTGCTTCTACTGCTGGCAG cGGAGCCCCCAGGCCGGAGGCGGGAGCTGCTTCACACTGAG GTTCAGAATCTCATGGCTCGAGCTGAATACCTGAAGGAGCAGGTCAAG ATGAGGGAGTCTCATTGGGAAGCTGAGACCCTGGACAAAGAGGGGCTGTCGGAGTCTGTTCGTAGCT CTTGTACTCTGCAGTGA
- the ULK3 gene encoding serine/threonine-protein kinase ULK3 isoform X1: MKGIVEQRTPGWWGSRDSRIRVPHWSEKGQLGSLDASKDTREVVAIKCVAKKSLNKASVENLLTEIEILKGIRHRHIVQLKDFQWDSDNIYLIMEFCAGGDLSRFIHTRRILPEKVARVFMQQLASALQFLHERNISHLDLKPQNILLSSLEKPHLKLADFGFAQHMSPWDEKHVLRGSPLYMAPEMVCQRQYDARVDLWSVGVILYEALFGQPPFASRSFSELEEKIRSNRIIELPLRPALSQDCRDLLQRLLERDPSRRISFQDFFAHPWVDLEHMPSGESLAQATALVVQAVKKDQEGDAAAALSLYCKALDFFVPALHYEVDTQRKEAIKAKVGQYVSRAEELKAIVSSSNRALLRQGTSARDLLREMARDKPRLLAALEVASAAMAKEDEAGGEQDALALYQHGLGELLLLLAGEAPSPYSPKPLAALPLPRALPLSAAEPPGRRRELLHTEVQNLMARAEYLKEQVKMRESHWEAETLDKEGLSESVRSSCTLQ, encoded by the exons ATGAAAGGGATTGTGGAGCAGAGAACACCAGGCTGGTGGGGAAGCCGGGATTCCAGAATCCGGGTGCCTCATTGGTCTGAGAAGGGGCAGCTGGGAAGCCTGGATGCTAGT AAGGATACTCGTGAGGTGGTAGCCATAAAGTGCGTGGCCAAGAAGAGTCTGAACAAGGCATCTGTGGAAAACCTCCTGACAGAGATTGAGATCCTCAAGGGCATTCGACACCGCCACATCGTACAGCTGAAAGACTTCCAG TGGGACAGTGACAACATCTACCTCATCATGGAGTTCTGTGCAGGAGGTGACCTGTCTCGCTTCATCCATACCCGCAGGATTCTGCCTGAGAAGGTGGCTCGGGTCTTCATGCAGCAGTTGG CTAGTGCCCTGCAGTTCCTGCATGAACGGaacatctctcacctggacctgAAGCCACAGAACATTTTGCTGAGCTCCTTGGAGAAGCCCCACCTTAAACTGGCAG ACTTTGGCTTTGCACAGCACATGTCCCCCTGGGATGAGAAGCATGTGCTCCGTGGCTCTCCCCTCTACATGGCTCCCGAGATGGTGTGTCAGCGGCAGTACGATGCCCGTGTGGACCTCTGGTCCGTGGGGGTCATCCTGTATG AAGCCCTCTTCGGGCAGCCCCCCTTTGCCTCCAGGTCGTTCTCGGAGCTGGAAGAGAAGATCCGGAGCAACCGGATTATTGAG ctCCCCCTGCGTCCCGCCCTCTCCCAAGACTGCCGGGACCTGCTGCAGCGGCTTCTGGAGCGGGACCCCAGCCGCCGCATCTCCTTCCAGGACTTCTTTGCCCACCCTTGGGTGGACCTGGAGCACATGCCGAGTGGGGAGAGCCTGGCACAAGCA ACCGCCTTGGTGGTGCAGGCTGTGAAGAAGGACCAGGAGGGGGACGCCGCGGCCGCCTTATCTCTCTACTGCAAGGCTCTGGACTTCTTCGTGCCTGCCCTGCACT ATGAAGTGGACACCCAGCGGAAGGAGGCAATTAAGGCAAAG GTGGGACAGTACGTGTCCCGGGCTGAGGAGCTCAAGGCCATCGTCTCCTCCTCCAATCGGGCCCTGTTGAGGCAGGGGACCTCTGCCCGAGACCTGCTCAGAG AGATGGCCCGGGACAAGCCGCGCCTCCTAGCTGCCCTGGAAGTGGCTTCAGCTGCCATGGCTAAG GAGGACGAGGCTGGCGGGGAGCAGGATGCTCTGGCCCTGTACCAGCACGGCCTGGGGGAGCTGCTTCTACTGCTGGCAGGTGAGGCCCCATCACCGTACTCCCCTAAGCCTCTGGCTGCCCTGCCCTTACCACgtgccctccctctctctgcagcGGAGCCCCCAGGCCGGAGGCGGGAGCTGCTTCACACTGAG GTTCAGAATCTCATGGCTCGAGCTGAATACCTGAAGGAGCAGGTCAAG ATGAGGGAGTCTCATTGGGAAGCTGAGACCCTGGACAAAGAGGGGCTGTCGGAGTCTGTTCGTAGCT CTTGTACTCTGCAGTGA
- the SCAMP2 gene encoding secretory carrier-associated membrane protein 2 isoform X2, translating to MSSFDTNPFADPVDVNPFQDPSVTQLTSTPQGGLAEFNPFSETNAATTVPVTQHPGPSQPAVLQPSVEPTQPTPQLLLRQASKFLPTRFLAVSEFSERQMLLGGDSILRDSYMRNLPKAVASAAQASLLRQQEELDRKAAELERKERELQSTVTNLHMRENNWPPLPVWCPVKPCFYQDFSTEIPADYQRICKMLYYLWMLHSVTLFLNLLACLAWFLVDTSKGVDFGLSILWFVIFTPCAFLCWYRPVYKAFRSDNSFSFFVFFFVFFCQIGIYIIQLIGIPSLGDSGWIAALSILKQDLAVSIIMMVVAGFFTLCAVLSLFLLKRVHSLYRRTGASFQQAQEEFSQGIFSNRTFRSAASSAARGAFQGN from the exons ATGTCGTCTTTCGACACCAACCCCTTCGCGGACCCAGTGGACGTAAACCCCTTCCAG GATCCCTCTGTGACCCAGCTGACCAGTACGCCACAAGGAGGCCTGGCTGAATTCAACCCCTTCTCCGAG ACAAATGCGGCGACAACGGTTCCTGTCACACAGCACCCCGGGCCCTCGCAGCCGGCAGTTCTCCAGCCCTCAGTGGAGCCAACACAGCCAACCCCCCAG CTCCTGCTTAGACAGGCCAGCAAGTTCCTGCCTACCAGATTCCTGGCAGTGAGCGAGTTCTCAGAGAGGCAGATGCTACTAGGAGGAGATAGTATTCTCAGAGACAGCTACATGCGAAACCTTCCGAAG GCTGTGGCCTCTGCAGCCCAGGCAAGCCTGCTCCGGCAGCAGGAAGAACTGGACAGGAAAGCAGCTGAGCTGGAACGCAAGGAGCGGGAGCTGCAGAGCACTGTAACCAACTTACACA TGAGAGAGAACAACTGGCCGCCCCTGCCTGTGTGGTGCCCTGTCAAGCCCTGCTTCTATCAGGATTTCTCCACCGAGATCCCTGCCGACTACCAGCGGATATGCAAGATGCTCTACTATCTCTGGATGT tGCATTCAGTGACCCTGTTTTTGAACCTGCTTGCCTGCCTGGCCTGGTTCTTAGTCGACACCTCCAAGGGAGTAGACTTTGGCCTCTCGATCTTGTGGTTTGTGATCTTCACCCCCTGTGCCTTCCTTTGTTGGTACCGACCCGTCTACAAGGCTTTTAG GTCTGACAACTCTTTCAGCTTCTTCGTGTTCTTCTTTGTATTCTTTTGTCAAATAGGGATCTACATCATCCAGTTGATCGGCATCCCTAGCTTGGGGGACAG TGGTTGGATCGCAGCCCTGTCTATACTGAAGCAAGACTTGGCTGTGTCGATCATCATGATGGTGGTGGCTGGCTTCTTCACCCTCTGTGCCGTGCTCTCACTCTTCCTCCTAAAGCGG GTGCACTCCCTGTACCGCCGGACAGGGGCCAGCTTCCAGCAGGCCCAAGAGGAGTTTTCCCAGGGCATCTTCAGTAACAGGACCTTCCGCAGTGCCGCCTCATCTGCTGCCCGAGGAGCCTTCCAGGGGAATTAG
- the SCAMP2 gene encoding secretory carrier-associated membrane protein 2 isoform X1, protein MSSFDTNPFADPVDVNPFQDPSVTQLTSTPQGGLAEFNPFSETNAATTVPVTQHPGPSQPAVLQPSVEPTQPTPQAVASAAQASLLRQQEELDRKAAELERKERELQSTVTNLHMRENNWPPLPVWCPVKPCFYQDFSTEIPADYQRICKMLYYLWMLHSVTLFLNLLACLAWFLVDTSKGVDFGLSILWFVIFTPCAFLCWYRPVYKAFRSDNSFSFFVFFFVFFCQIGIYIIQLIGIPSLGDSGWIAALSILKQDLAVSIIMMVVAGFFTLCAVLSLFLLKRVHSLYRRTGASFQQAQEEFSQGIFSNRTFRSAASSAARGAFQGN, encoded by the exons ATGTCGTCTTTCGACACCAACCCCTTCGCGGACCCAGTGGACGTAAACCCCTTCCAG GATCCCTCTGTGACCCAGCTGACCAGTACGCCACAAGGAGGCCTGGCTGAATTCAACCCCTTCTCCGAG ACAAATGCGGCGACAACGGTTCCTGTCACACAGCACCCCGGGCCCTCGCAGCCGGCAGTTCTCCAGCCCTCAGTGGAGCCAACACAGCCAACCCCCCAG GCTGTGGCCTCTGCAGCCCAGGCAAGCCTGCTCCGGCAGCAGGAAGAACTGGACAGGAAAGCAGCTGAGCTGGAACGCAAGGAGCGGGAGCTGCAGAGCACTGTAACCAACTTACACA TGAGAGAGAACAACTGGCCGCCCCTGCCTGTGTGGTGCCCTGTCAAGCCCTGCTTCTATCAGGATTTCTCCACCGAGATCCCTGCCGACTACCAGCGGATATGCAAGATGCTCTACTATCTCTGGATGT tGCATTCAGTGACCCTGTTTTTGAACCTGCTTGCCTGCCTGGCCTGGTTCTTAGTCGACACCTCCAAGGGAGTAGACTTTGGCCTCTCGATCTTGTGGTTTGTGATCTTCACCCCCTGTGCCTTCCTTTGTTGGTACCGACCCGTCTACAAGGCTTTTAG GTCTGACAACTCTTTCAGCTTCTTCGTGTTCTTCTTTGTATTCTTTTGTCAAATAGGGATCTACATCATCCAGTTGATCGGCATCCCTAGCTTGGGGGACAG TGGTTGGATCGCAGCCCTGTCTATACTGAAGCAAGACTTGGCTGTGTCGATCATCATGATGGTGGTGGCTGGCTTCTTCACCCTCTGTGCCGTGCTCTCACTCTTCCTCCTAAAGCGG GTGCACTCCCTGTACCGCCGGACAGGGGCCAGCTTCCAGCAGGCCCAAGAGGAGTTTTCCCAGGGCATCTTCAGTAACAGGACCTTCCGCAGTGCCGCCTCATCTGCTGCCCGAGGAGCCTTCCAGGGGAATTAG